One genomic segment of Micromonospora sp. WMMC415 includes these proteins:
- a CDS encoding lipopolysaccharide biosynthesis protein, which yields MTDAPGGSWSADAAPGGGGAPGRTVTLIDLLRVPLHRIRLVAGVAVVGLLAALGYVLLVPSAVTANAVVAVRPVVTDAFTPSGASADRAVNMNVESGIATGTDVVQRLVDATGRDQRDVRDALEVEVPTGGQILRFLYTANSPEAAVESVNLAAQAYLDVRRAMYERQREDMLRSYDESIKKVQDQQVALQRRIAGAREGAVDAAVAELAGVNNQLTQLSSARTEIAAVDVNPGWVTRKAEKALVAAGGNRPLYLIAGLLGGALLGIVLAYVWESVDRRIRSVDDGRDATGLPLLGTVRSRGLRGSRHAVDADIRYVAMAIAERVREPARVALLTTREDQTTMTAGLAVALAATGRDVYVADDSGRLERLRTEVLAGLGRLPAAANPAGPAVPKPREGGTASVDDITEQITVRRPSPHPTGTPRPSTDPDATMTLPRVASGVPASGKSQVRKAADEVPVGAGGVRFGTWRQRAATGTVLFNAPPAEADERGVAAGRQGTAVVVVEQDRTRQGDLRRLAERLRAAGVTPLGFVLTRSGRG from the coding sequence ATGACTGACGCTCCTGGTGGTTCCTGGTCCGCCGACGCCGCTCCGGGCGGCGGGGGAGCGCCAGGCCGCACGGTCACCCTGATCGACCTGCTGCGCGTACCGCTGCACCGCATCCGCCTGGTGGCGGGGGTGGCCGTGGTCGGGCTGCTCGCCGCGCTCGGCTACGTGCTCCTCGTCCCGAGCGCGGTGACGGCCAACGCCGTGGTCGCGGTCCGTCCGGTGGTCACCGACGCGTTCACGCCCAGCGGGGCGTCCGCCGACCGGGCGGTCAACATGAACGTGGAGAGCGGTATCGCCACCGGCACCGACGTGGTGCAGCGGCTGGTCGACGCGACCGGCCGGGACCAGCGCGACGTGCGCGACGCCCTCGAGGTCGAGGTGCCGACCGGTGGGCAGATCCTGCGCTTCCTCTACACCGCTAACTCGCCGGAGGCGGCGGTGGAGAGCGTCAACCTCGCCGCCCAGGCGTACCTCGACGTGCGGCGGGCCATGTACGAGCGGCAGCGGGAGGACATGCTGCGCTCGTACGACGAGAGCATCAAGAAGGTGCAGGACCAGCAGGTGGCGCTCCAGCGGCGCATCGCCGGCGCCCGCGAGGGCGCGGTGGACGCGGCGGTCGCCGAGCTGGCCGGGGTCAACAACCAGCTCACCCAGCTGAGCTCCGCCCGCACCGAGATCGCGGCGGTCGACGTCAACCCCGGCTGGGTCACCCGCAAGGCCGAGAAGGCGTTGGTCGCCGCGGGCGGGAACCGCCCGCTCTACCTGATCGCCGGCCTGCTGGGCGGTGCGCTGCTCGGCATCGTGCTGGCGTACGTGTGGGAGTCGGTGGACCGCCGGATCCGGTCGGTCGACGACGGGCGGGACGCCACCGGCCTGCCGTTGCTCGGCACGGTCCGCAGCCGGGGCCTGCGCGGGTCGCGGCACGCGGTGGACGCCGACATCCGGTACGTGGCGATGGCGATCGCCGAGCGGGTCCGCGAACCGGCCCGGGTGGCGCTGCTGACCACCCGGGAGGACCAGACCACGATGACCGCCGGGCTGGCGGTGGCCCTCGCCGCCACCGGTCGGGACGTGTACGTCGCCGACGACAGCGGTCGCCTGGAGCGGCTGCGCACCGAGGTGCTGGCCGGCCTGGGACGCCTGCCGGCGGCGGCCAATCCGGCCGGCCCGGCCGTGCCCAAGCCCCGCGAGGGCGGGACGGCCAGCGTCGACGACATCACCGAGCAGATCACCGTCCGCCGGCCCTCTCCGCACCCGACCGGCACCCCCCGCCCGTCCACCGACCCGGACGCCACCATGACCCTGCCCCGGGTCGCATCCGGCGTGCCGGCCAGCGGCAAGAGCCAGGTCAGGAAAGCCGCCGACGAGGTGCCCGTGGGCGCCGGCGGGGTCCGCTTCGGCACCTGGCGGCAGCGGGCCGCCACCGGCACCGTGCTGTTCAACGCCCCACCGGCCGAGGCCGACGAGCGCGGTGTGGCGGCGGGCCGGCAGGGCACCGCGGTGGTGGTGGTCGAGCAGGACCGGACACGGCAGGGCGACCTGCGGCGGTTGGCCGAGCGGCTGCGCGCCGCCGGCGTGACACCCCTCGGGTTCGTGCTCACCCGCAGCGGGCGGGGCTGA
- a CDS encoding DapH/DapD/GlmU-related protein yields MGGIRRGLAVRAVFAVKRGWYRARYPRLTLGRDVEIRGRIRLRRGVRVHIGDRTRLNKLVRFAGPGEVRVGADCLLNATWIGTWTSVTIGDRCLLSDCELLDNDFHNLSPERRHDPPTPASRAPIVVEENVWIGAHALVMKGVRIGRDSVVGAATVVRTDVPPRVVVVGNPQQTVKKFND; encoded by the coding sequence TTGGGCGGCATCCGCCGTGGGCTCGCGGTGCGGGCGGTGTTCGCGGTGAAGCGCGGGTGGTACCGGGCGCGTTATCCCCGGCTGACCCTCGGCCGGGACGTGGAGATCCGGGGGCGGATCCGGCTGCGCCGGGGCGTGCGCGTGCACATCGGTGACCGGACCCGGCTCAACAAGCTGGTCCGGTTCGCCGGGCCGGGCGAGGTCCGGGTCGGTGCCGACTGCCTGCTGAACGCCACCTGGATCGGCACGTGGACGTCGGTCACCATCGGCGACCGGTGCCTGCTGTCGGACTGCGAACTGCTCGACAACGACTTCCACAACCTGTCGCCCGAGCGGCGGCACGATCCGCCCACCCCGGCCTCGCGGGCGCCGATCGTCGTCGAGGAGAACGTCTGGATCGGCGCGCACGCGCTGGTGATGAAGGGCGTCCGGATCGGCCGGGACAGTGTCGTGGGCGCCGCGACGGTGGTGCGGACGGACGTGCCGCCCCGCGTCGTGGTCGTCGGAAACCCCCAACAGACAGTGAAGAAGTTCAATGACTGA
- a CDS encoding glycoside hydrolase yields the protein MGRRGVHRLTRHHGPRRKAALLGVTAAAVVGGLVAGVMPLLAADDMSVRAVADTTATFVSQDGDNGAKTTLATCPARCDANPRGTREAVVQFAVTTLPANAVNIRATLRVHAWQKFAASVTAHASTVDARLARPAPAPVGAVLDTVDGVQPGFNEWDVSKVVTGNGTVTVSLAQTGLESRIYWASSENRNPDLRPRLVLRYDVGSRPTPAPSSAAPSPSRTTAPTTPPAPPPSPSASPSRPAPSPTLTPSPRPGGCGQVSSKLVPSCGAWWGMYSPANPATWDHGRAVADVEAQVGRRFDIVHRYHDFSNHGSNGAFPDAYEQQQMREGRLMFFAWESRIFSSGAVLTWKDVYSGRHDATIDAVAGRIRATGVPVFLGFDHEPEDEPAKGSDADFVRAWRYVHDRVVAAGAHNAVWVWTMMGWSGHYSRYAGLYPGDRYVDWVAWDPYNFHVCNGSTVWKSPSTTIGSFYRWLDQNGIGAGKPRMLAEFGTNFNSADPDAKRRWFEEFPAALKAHPKIKAAIYFNSAGMTTRTSTCDMTMNHESSALAGFARAGRDSYLRQPTPGS from the coding sequence TTGGGCAGGCGCGGAGTGCACCGACTGACCCGGCACCACGGCCCGCGGCGTAAGGCGGCGCTGCTGGGCGTGACCGCCGCGGCGGTGGTCGGCGGGCTGGTGGCCGGGGTGATGCCGCTGCTGGCGGCCGACGACATGTCCGTGCGGGCGGTGGCGGACACCACGGCCACCTTCGTGTCGCAGGACGGCGACAACGGTGCCAAGACCACCCTCGCGACCTGCCCGGCGCGCTGCGACGCCAACCCCCGCGGCACCCGCGAGGCGGTCGTCCAGTTCGCGGTGACGACCCTGCCGGCGAACGCCGTCAACATCCGGGCCACGCTGCGGGTGCACGCCTGGCAGAAGTTCGCCGCCAGCGTCACCGCCCACGCGTCCACCGTGGACGCTCGCCTGGCGCGGCCCGCGCCGGCGCCGGTGGGCGCCGTCCTCGACACGGTGGACGGGGTCCAGCCCGGCTTCAACGAGTGGGACGTGTCGAAGGTGGTGACCGGCAACGGCACGGTCACCGTGTCGCTGGCGCAGACGGGGCTGGAGAGCCGCATCTACTGGGCGTCGTCGGAGAACCGCAACCCCGACCTGCGCCCCCGACTCGTGCTCCGCTACGACGTCGGCAGCCGGCCGACCCCGGCGCCGAGCAGCGCCGCACCCTCGCCGAGCCGCACGACGGCGCCGACCACCCCGCCCGCGCCGCCGCCGTCGCCGAGCGCCAGCCCGAGCCGTCCGGCGCCGAGCCCGACCCTGACGCCGTCGCCGCGCCCCGGCGGCTGCGGGCAGGTCTCGTCGAAGCTGGTGCCCTCCTGCGGCGCCTGGTGGGGGATGTACTCGCCGGCGAACCCGGCCACCTGGGACCACGGCCGGGCCGTCGCCGACGTCGAGGCGCAGGTCGGGCGCCGGTTCGACATCGTGCACCGCTACCACGACTTCTCCAACCACGGCAGCAACGGGGCCTTCCCGGACGCGTACGAGCAGCAGCAGATGCGCGAGGGCCGGCTGATGTTCTTCGCCTGGGAGTCCCGGATCTTCTCCTCGGGTGCGGTGCTCACCTGGAAGGACGTCTACAGCGGCCGGCACGACGCGACGATCGACGCGGTCGCCGGCCGGATCCGGGCCACCGGCGTGCCGGTGTTCCTGGGCTTCGACCACGAGCCGGAGGACGAGCCGGCCAAGGGCAGCGACGCCGACTTCGTGCGTGCGTGGCGGTACGTGCACGACCGGGTGGTCGCCGCCGGCGCCCACAACGCGGTCTGGGTGTGGACGATGATGGGCTGGTCCGGCCACTACAGCCGGTACGCCGGCCTGTACCCGGGTGACCGTTACGTGGACTGGGTCGCCTGGGACCCGTACAACTTCCACGTCTGCAACGGCAGCACCGTCTGGAAGAGCCCGTCGACCACCATCGGCAGCTTCTACCGCTGGCTCGACCAGAACGGCATCGGCGCGGGCAAGCCGCGGATGCTCGCCGAGTTCGGCACGAACTTCAACTCGGCCGATCCGGACGCCAAGCGGCGCTGGTTCGAGGAGTTCCCCGCCGCGCTCAAGGCGCACCCGAAGATCAAGGCGGCGATCTACTTCAACTCCGCCGGCATGACGACGCGGACGAGCACCTGCGACATGACGATGAACCACGAGTCGTCCGCCCTGGCCGGGTTCGCCCGGGCCGGTCGCGACAGCTACCTGCGCCAACCGACGCCGGGTAGCTGA
- a CDS encoding shikimate dehydrogenase, protein MAVARRAAVVGKPIAHSLSPVIHNAGYAAAGLAGWSYTRLECAEAELPALVAGLGPEWAGLSVTMPGKEAALAVAAAASPVATAVGAANTLVRRPDGTWYADNTDVAGMVEVLTGAGVRPDATVTVLGAGGTARAAVAAAARLRARAVTVVARRVQAVDDLRPVAGAVGVPLAGAPWDDAAGQATADVVISTVPKGVADPLAGSVAWRPATVFFDALYDPWPTPLAAAARAAGCRIVSGLDLLLAQAVGQFEQFTGVPAPRAAMAAALAGARGD, encoded by the coding sequence ATGGCGGTCGCGCGACGGGCGGCGGTGGTCGGCAAGCCGATCGCGCACTCGCTCTCCCCGGTGATCCACAACGCCGGGTACGCGGCGGCCGGCCTGGCCGGCTGGTCGTACACCCGGTTGGAGTGCGCGGAGGCGGAGCTGCCGGCCCTGGTCGCCGGGCTGGGCCCGGAGTGGGCGGGGCTGTCGGTGACCATGCCGGGCAAGGAGGCGGCGCTCGCGGTGGCGGCGGCCGCGTCGCCCGTCGCGACCGCCGTCGGCGCCGCCAACACGCTGGTACGGCGTCCGGACGGCACCTGGTACGCGGACAACACCGACGTCGCCGGCATGGTGGAGGTGCTGACCGGGGCCGGGGTACGGCCCGACGCCACGGTGACGGTGCTCGGCGCCGGTGGCACCGCCCGGGCGGCGGTCGCGGCGGCGGCGCGGTTGCGGGCGCGAGCGGTGACCGTGGTGGCCCGGCGCGTGCAGGCGGTCGACGACCTGCGGCCGGTGGCCGGGGCGGTCGGCGTGCCGCTCGCCGGCGCGCCGTGGGACGACGCAGCCGGGCAGGCCACCGCCGACGTGGTGATCTCGACCGTGCCGAAGGGCGTCGCCGACCCGCTCGCCGGGTCGGTGGCGTGGCGACCGGCCACCGTGTTCTTCGACGCCCTCTACGACCCCTGGCCGACGCCCCTGGCGGCCGCCGCGCGGGCCGCCGGCTGCCGGATCGTCTCCGGCCTCGACCTGCTGCTCGCCCAGGCGGTCGGCCAGTTCGAGCAGTTCACCGGCGTGCCGGCGCCCCGCGCGGCGATGGCCGCCGCCCTGGCCGGTGCGCGGGGCGACTGA
- the mltG gene encoding endolytic transglycosylase MltG codes for MIDDLELGFDEQERGEKGRHRRGYVRKRKNGSGGGRGKTVLALLLALVLLGGVGGGAFYGFDRIQSYFVTPDYEGGGTGEVTVEIKQGALISDMAVALYDAGVVKSTKAFVEAAEENARSTNIQPGLYKLRKQMSGESAVAAMLDLKNRVVNGVTIPEGRSAKNIYKLLSEKTKIPVKEFEAAAKDPVALGVPNWWFNRGDDKKAAKSIEGFLYPDTYEIPPNATAESILKLMVENFVTVTGELQFADKVQKGLGGVSPYEALIVASLAQAEAGNKDDLGKVARVAYNRVYKGNFDCGCLEMDVTVNYYLELTGQPTKASKDMTAAELNNPKNPYNRKLRGMIPGPINNPGKDALAGAMNPPKGNWLFFVAIDKEGHSAFAETYEEQLRNEAKAREAGII; via the coding sequence ATGATCGACGATCTGGAGCTCGGGTTCGATGAGCAGGAACGGGGGGAGAAGGGCCGGCATCGGCGCGGCTACGTCCGCAAGCGCAAGAACGGCTCCGGCGGCGGGCGCGGCAAGACCGTCCTGGCCCTGCTGCTGGCCCTGGTCCTGCTCGGCGGTGTCGGCGGCGGTGCCTTCTACGGCTTCGACCGGATCCAGAGCTACTTCGTCACTCCGGACTACGAGGGCGGCGGCACCGGCGAGGTGACCGTCGAGATCAAGCAGGGCGCCCTCATCTCGGACATGGCGGTGGCGCTCTACGACGCGGGGGTCGTCAAGAGCACCAAGGCGTTCGTCGAGGCGGCGGAGGAGAACGCCCGCAGCACCAACATTCAGCCGGGCCTGTACAAGCTGCGCAAGCAGATGAGCGGCGAGAGCGCCGTCGCGGCGATGCTCGACCTGAAGAACCGCGTCGTGAACGGGGTCACCATCCCGGAGGGGCGCTCCGCCAAGAACATCTACAAGCTGCTCTCCGAGAAGACCAAGATCCCGGTCAAGGAGTTCGAGGCGGCGGCGAAGGACCCCGTCGCGCTCGGCGTCCCGAACTGGTGGTTCAACCGCGGCGACGACAAGAAGGCGGCGAAGTCGATCGAGGGTTTCCTCTACCCGGACACGTACGAGATCCCGCCGAACGCGACCGCCGAGTCGATCCTCAAGCTGATGGTGGAGAACTTCGTCACCGTCACCGGTGAGCTCCAGTTCGCCGACAAGGTACAGAAGGGCCTGGGCGGCGTCAGCCCGTACGAGGCGCTGATCGTGGCGTCGCTCGCGCAGGCGGAGGCCGGCAACAAGGACGACCTCGGCAAGGTCGCCCGGGTCGCCTACAACCGGGTGTACAAGGGCAACTTCGACTGCGGCTGCCTGGAGATGGACGTCACGGTCAACTACTACCTGGAGCTGACCGGGCAGCCGACCAAGGCGTCCAAGGACATGACCGCGGCCGAGCTGAACAACCCGAAGAACCCGTACAACCGCAAGCTGCGGGGCATGATCCCCGGCCCGATCAACAACCCGGGCAAGGACGCGCTGGCCGGAGCGATGAACCCGCCCAAGGGCAACTGGCTGTTCTTCGTGGCGATCGACAAGGAGGGCCACTCCGCGTTCGCCGAGACCTACGAGGAGCAGTTGCGCAACGAGGCCAAGGCCCGGGAGGCCGGGATCATCTGA
- the ruvX gene encoding Holliday junction resolvase RuvX — protein MTELSRGVRLGVDVGQVRVGVARSDPHGVLATPLVTLARDRTAAPDTVPSDVAELAALVAEHEAVEVVVGLPVTLAGQQGPAAVHARAYADRLADVIAPVPVTLTDERMSTVVASRRLAERGVRGRRQRAVVDQAAAVEILQSWLDAQRRRTG, from the coding sequence GTGACTGAACTGTCTCGGGGAGTGCGGCTCGGTGTGGACGTCGGGCAGGTCCGGGTGGGGGTGGCCCGGTCGGACCCGCACGGGGTGTTGGCCACCCCGCTGGTCACGCTGGCCCGCGACCGGACGGCGGCTCCCGACACGGTCCCGAGCGACGTCGCCGAGCTGGCGGCGCTGGTCGCGGAGCACGAGGCGGTGGAGGTGGTGGTCGGCCTTCCGGTCACCCTCGCCGGACAGCAGGGTCCGGCCGCCGTCCACGCGAGGGCGTACGCTGACCGTCTGGCCGATGTAATAGCGCCCGTGCCGGTAACGCTCACCGACGAGAGGATGTCCACCGTCGTGGCTAGTCGTAGGCTTGCCGAGCGTGGCGTCCGGGGACGACGACAACGCGCGGTGGTCGACCAGGCCGCCGCGGTGGAGATTCTGCAGAGCTGGCTGGACGCGCAGCGGAGGCGGACAGGATGA